The genomic window CCGATTCGGCACCCGCCGGATCTGGACGTCGGTCCACGCCGCCCAGGCGAACGCCGGCAACGCGAGCAGGCGGAGGAGGTCCGTGGGCCGGGCGAGTACCGGTCCGACCTCGACCAGGGACTCGTGGAACACGGACGGAACGGCGACGGGGAGGCGTTTCAACGTTCCGGCTACGGTGGGAACGCCACCGACGCTCCCGGACGGATGGCGATGCGTGCGAACCGCCTGCTCTCCGATCGCGCTCAGGTGCTCGTCGGACGCCTGCGCGTCACCGAACGTGTTCCCGAACGCGTTCTTAGCGCCCGAGAATCCCGGCATCGGTTAATGCGTTCCAGCCGAAGCTACGGCTACGATGCAACGCCAACTGGTCCCACGCCGTCCGGCACCGCCCGGCAGCCCTCCCCCGGTCAGAACGTCACCGAGTGTGGCTCGCACGACCGCCGCTGGCCACGACCACGGCGATGCCTGAGCCAGGCGCACTCCTCGTCGCAGCCGACGCCGCAGGAACGACGCTTCCCGTCTTCCTCGACCCCGAGCTAGCGAGCCGAATGCAGTTCGGGTGGACGATCAGCGTCCACATCCTCTTCGCGGCGCTCTCGATCGGCCTCGCTCCCTTCATCGTCTACTTCACGTATCGCGAGGTGTACGGCGACGCCGAGCGCTACACGCACCTCCGGGAGTTCTGGCTCAAGATCTTCGCCGTGGGTTTCGTGATGGGGACGGTCACGGGCATCCCGATGAGTTTCCAGTTCGGGACGAACTGGCCCAGATTCGCGGAGGTCTCCGGCGAACTCATCGGCGGTCCGCTCGCCTTCGAGGCGAAGATGGCGTTCTTCCTCGAGGCGGTCTTCCTCGGCGTCCTGCTGTTCGGCAAGGGGCGCGTCTCCGACCGGCAGTACGTCCTCTCCTCGGTCCTCGTCGGCGTCGGCGCGTGGCTCTCCGGCTTCTGGATCCTCGTCGTCAACGCGTGGATGCAGACGCCGCGGGGGTACGAACTGGTCCAGCGCAACGGGATGGAGGTCGCACAGCTGACCGACCCGGCGGCGGCGTTCCTCAACCCCCGGTTCCCCTGGATGTACGTCCACATGATGAACGCGAGCGTGATCGCCGTCGCGCTGGTCGTGGCGGGCGTCTCGGCCTTCTTCCTCTGGCGAGAGCGCGAGTCGGACGCGTGGCTGTCCGCGCTCCGGGTCGCCGTGGTCATCCTGCTGATCACGGCGCCGTTCCAGGCCGTCCACGGCGACGCCTACGGGCGCCACGTCGAGGAGACCCAGCCCCAGAAGTTCGCGGCGATGGAGGCCCACTACGAGACCGGCAGTGCCGACCTCCACCTCTTCGCGATTCCGAAGGAGCCGTCTGCGATCACGGACCCGAGAGCCGACAACCTCTGGACGATCAGTCTGCCGGGGCTGGGATCGTATCTCGCCGCCGGGGACTTCGACGAGCCGGTGCAAGGACTGAACGAGTACGAGGAGAACCCGCCGGTGGCGATCGTGTTCTGGTCGTTCCGGTTCATGGTCGGCCTCGGGTTCCTCTTCATCGGGCTCGCGCTCTGGGGCGGGATCCTCGCCTGGCGCCGGAGCCTGACCGACAGCGACCGGTACCTCCAGGCCACGATGCTCGCGTCGCCGCTCGGATTCGCCGCCCTTGTCACCGGCTGGTACGTCACGGAGATCGGTCGGCAGCCCTGGGTCGTGCAGGGCG from Salinarchaeum sp. Harcht-Bsk1 includes these protein-coding regions:
- a CDS encoding cytochrome ubiquinol oxidase subunit I; its protein translation is MPEPGALLVAADAAGTTLPVFLDPELASRMQFGWTISVHILFAALSIGLAPFIVYFTYREVYGDAERYTHLREFWLKIFAVGFVMGTVTGIPMSFQFGTNWPRFAEVSGELIGGPLAFEAKMAFFLEAVFLGVLLFGKGRVSDRQYVLSSVLVGVGAWLSGFWILVVNAWMQTPRGYELVQRNGMEVAQLTDPAAAFLNPRFPWMYVHMMNASVIAVALVVAGVSAFFLWRERESDAWLSALRVAVVILLITAPFQAVHGDAYGRHVEETQPQKFAAMEAHYETGSADLHLFAIPKEPSAITDPRADNLWTISLPGLGSYLAAGDFDEPVQGLNEYEENPPVAIVFWSFRFMVGLGFLFIGLALWGGILAWRRSLTDSDRYLQATMLASPLGFAALVTGWYVTEIGRQPWVVQGVLRTENAVSTGLTSGQATATLVGFVVLYVLLIGAFLYVVKLIVETELSRVEGRETDPSVWRRVPILGRVAGGEAE